CTTGCGCGTAATGATGCGAAGAGACTGCCTGTGCGGAATGTGCAAGCAAGTTCTCTAGTTAAGGGCAAATCGAAAATTGGCAACCTTGTCCGCCGTTTTCGTGGCTGGTTAACTGATCCCAAAACACTCGAAGCAGCTCGTACAGTCAGCCGTATTACAATTCGCGATCCCAGAGGTGCATTGGATGCAGTGCGAATCAATGCGATCGCAAAGTTTAATGACACGATCCAATGGGTTGATACTTTCCCTTGGGAAACTTGGACAAAGGAAAAAGCTCAGCAAATCAAACGTCGCCATCAACGAAACTTGGTGCGATCTGTAATTGAGGATTTGCTAATTGTTGGGGTGATGGTCATCGCCGCCTTGTGGCTGATTGAGGCTCTGTCTGGTCCATCATTTAACTTGGCACTTTTGCCCAACCAACATCATGACAGCAATATGACCAATGCCCAATACCGTTGTGGCAATCCTGCGATAAATCTCAAAAACTATGTCTGTTTGAGTCGGGGAATGCGTTACAACCAAGTGGCAAGTATCTTGGGAGCTGAAGGAAAGCCTTTGGGGATTGATCGCAAGTTTGGCGATCGCGCAGTGGTGATTAGTTGGTCAACTCCCGACTTAAGCATGAATGCTACTTTTGTTAATGATCAACTAGTTTCAAGAGCATATAGGCAAATTAACGCAAGCAAATGATGCAAAAGTCTCGCAAAGCGAGACTCTCCCTAAATCCTAAGAAAAATAAATGAAGGCGGCGCGAAGCGCCGCCTTCATTTATTTTTCTTGCATAGTTAGAAACAACAAAATCAGTTTCATAATTAGAATTGCCACTTTTTTGTATAACCAACAGGAAATTTCTCTTGAAACGATCGCCAACACTCTTGATCTGCTTGAATTTGTGCGTAGTACTCACAAACATCATGTCAGTATTACCTGCGATCGCGGTTAATACCAAAGCAAATTTATCGCAGACTCTCAAAACCACCCCAGCCAACAAACGCGCTGCTGATGAATATCGTCAGCAGGGGCTTGCCTATCGTCAGCAGGAACGTTTTGATGAAGCGATCGCCGCTTTGCAAAAATCAGTCACCCTCGATCCTCAAAATCTGGATGGGCGCATTATCCTTGGCTGGACACAACACCTTGCCAAAAAATATGATGATGCTGCTACTTCACTGTGGGAAGCAATTTATTTATCACCAACATCACAGCAAGCTTTTAATGCGATCGGCATTGTTTATTTAGTGCGTGGCGATTTACCGCAATCTATAATCCTGCATAGTTGGGCGGCGATGCTCAAAGCTGACAACGAAATCGCCCATTACAATCTCAGCTTGGCTTATCAACGCTTACAGCAATATGATCTAGCGATCGCCTATGCCCAAAGAGCAATTCAACTAGAACCAAATAATCCCCATCCCTTTGTAGCTAGTGCGATCGCCCAATGGACATCTGGTGATCAAACTATGGCAAAAAAAACTTTTAGAGAGGCGATCGGTGTTGATTCTCGATATCGTAGTCCTGAATTTTTAAACTTTCTTAACGAAGCAGGTTTTAGTAATGAGCAAATTCAAACCGCAAAACAAGTTTTAGCCAGCTTATAAGTACCTGTGCAGAATAAATTACCCAAACCCGTGTAAAGTTGCGCCCCTGCGGGGCGCAACTTTACGGGTTTGGGTTTGTAATTAATTATGCTCATCTACTTAGTTTGCTTTATCCAAAAGATTAGGAGCGAATCAACCTTGTGTACTTTAATCTATAGAAAATATGTGATTATTGCGATAGTACCTGTACTACTAATGGGTAAGCTATTATTACTTATCTAGTTTAGAATCTTTTAAAATCTGAAAGATCTTGTTTGGAAAGATCTTGTTTGGGTAGAGCAACGCAGAGGATAGATAGTGGAAACCCCAAGAACATTTCGTATAGATCGCGGCATCGGTCAATATGACTTTAATGATTACTATGCTGTGTTGGGCTTACCATTAACAGCAGAGTCTTCCCTTGTACGTAGAC
This genomic stretch from Pseudanabaena galeata CCNP1313 harbors:
- a CDS encoding tetratricopeptide repeat protein, producing the protein MSVLPAIAVNTKANLSQTLKTTPANKRAADEYRQQGLAYRQQERFDEAIAALQKSVTLDPQNLDGRIILGWTQHLAKKYDDAATSLWEAIYLSPTSQQAFNAIGIVYLVRGDLPQSIILHSWAAMLKADNEIAHYNLSLAYQRLQQYDLAIAYAQRAIQLEPNNPHPFVASAIAQWTSGDQTMAKKTFREAIGVDSRYRSPEFLNFLNEAGFSNEQIQTAKQVLASL